One Nostoc punctiforme PCC 73102 DNA window includes the following coding sequences:
- a CDS encoding alpha/beta hydrolase: MIDHSDRIASRKEGTFQGVGGLDLYYQSWHPEGKVRGILAIVHGLGAHSDRYSNVIQHLIPKQYAVYALDLRGHGRSPGQRGYINAWSEFREDLGAFLQLIQTQNPGCPIFLLGHSLGGVIVLDYILRYPQQASVLQGAIALAPTLGKVGISPIRVLLGKMLSRVWPRFTLNTGIDISAGSRDPQVLAAIAQDTLRHTLGTARLATEFFATVDWINAKAGDWQLPLLILHGGADRVALPAGSDIFYQRINYTDKLRIEYPEAYHEIQRDLNYREVMADLENWLERHLSSEVVQLGRGSAELE; the protein is encoded by the coding sequence ATGATTGACCATAGCGATCGCATCGCGTCTCGTAAAGAAGGCACATTCCAAGGTGTTGGAGGACTTGACCTGTATTATCAAAGCTGGCATCCAGAGGGTAAAGTACGGGGAATATTAGCCATTGTGCATGGACTCGGAGCCCACAGCGATCGCTACAGTAATGTAATTCAGCATTTGATTCCCAAACAATATGCTGTCTATGCCTTAGACTTACGTGGTCATGGACGCTCACCAGGTCAGCGAGGCTATATCAACGCTTGGAGTGAGTTTCGAGAAGATTTGGGAGCTTTTTTACAGTTAATTCAGACTCAGAATCCTGGCTGCCCAATTTTTCTTTTGGGTCATAGCTTAGGCGGGGTGATTGTCTTAGATTACATTCTGCGCTATCCCCAACAAGCATCAGTTTTGCAAGGTGCGATCGCTCTCGCGCCAACCTTGGGGAAAGTTGGGATTTCACCGATTCGGGTGCTTTTAGGAAAAATGCTCTCACGGGTGTGGCCGCGTTTCACATTGAATACAGGCATTGACATCAGTGCTGGTTCACGAGACCCGCAGGTTTTAGCTGCGATCGCTCAGGATACACTGCGACATACCCTTGGTACTGCCCGTCTAGCTACAGAATTCTTTGCAACAGTTGATTGGATTAATGCTAAAGCAGGTGATTGGCAATTACCATTATTGATTCTCCACGGTGGTGCAGACCGAGTGGCTTTACCTGCGGGAAGCGACATCTTTTATCAACGGATAAATTATACAGATAAGCTGAGAATTGAGTACCCAGAAGCCTATCATGAAATTCAGCGTGACCTCAATTATCGAGAGGTAATGGCAGATTTAGAGAATTGGTTGGAGCGACACCTATCATCTGAGGTGGTGCAGTTAGGACGGGGAAGCGCTGAGTTAGAGTAA
- a CDS encoding lysophospholipid acyltransferase family protein, translated as MKRVKEGVAAAGDRAVRQIIEKTLNRLEGVNQGHSEPRANSGLRRFVMRSLIHAFFKVRVEHLERIPQKPAILAVNHLHHIDPLLLLAELPTQPHYYILGDARTLYNKWWKRFILDFAGGVIPLERVWKEEVAVMEAAKAGRQDFVELATAIKQTVPTGEDIHTLRQIDRIILAILARGDGMILFPEGRLGTAEGKLHLPLKRGTVIYALRAGVPIIPVALIGTHDLYLGKELTIRVGEPLHFAQTTRPKRQEVEVALEKLQNAMLAMLPTNYQEPTGAKLLRSFLNHMLW; from the coding sequence ATAAAGCGGGTAAAAGAGGGTGTAGCTGCGGCTGGCGATCGCGCTGTTCGCCAGATTATCGAAAAAACCCTCAATCGCTTGGAAGGTGTTAATCAGGGGCATTCAGAACCTAGAGCCAACTCTGGGCTGCGTCGTTTTGTGATGCGATCGCTCATCCATGCCTTTTTCAAGGTACGGGTCGAACACCTCGAAAGAATACCTCAGAAACCTGCAATTCTAGCTGTAAACCATCTCCACCATATCGATCCCTTACTCCTGTTAGCCGAACTCCCTACCCAACCCCACTATTACATCCTGGGCGATGCTCGTACTCTTTATAACAAGTGGTGGAAGCGCTTCATCCTGGATTTTGCGGGGGGCGTGATTCCTTTGGAACGGGTGTGGAAAGAAGAAGTTGCTGTCATGGAAGCGGCTAAAGCAGGAAGGCAAGATTTTGTTGAGCTAGCTACAGCAATTAAACAGACAGTACCGACAGGGGAAGATATACACACACTCCGACAGATAGACCGGATTATCCTGGCAATTTTGGCTCGTGGAGATGGGATGATTCTCTTTCCCGAAGGACGACTGGGAACTGCTGAGGGTAAGTTGCATCTCCCTTTAAAACGCGGGACTGTGATTTATGCCTTGCGGGCTGGTGTACCGATTATTCCAGTTGCACTGATTGGGACTCATGACCTCTATTTGGGAAAGGAGTTAACAATTCGGGTCGGTGAACCGTTACACTTTGCCCAAACAACCAGACCAAAGCGCCAGGAAGTAGAAGTAGCTTTGGAGAAGTTACAGAATGCGATGCTGGCTATGTTGCCAACTAACTATCAAGAACCAACCGGAGCCAAACTGTTACGTTCTTTCCTCAATCACATGTTGTGGTGA
- a CDS encoding carboxypeptidase-like regulatory domain-containing protein: MQLWLLTSRGKCLLAAIALIYQIIITPAKADTPAISNLQTPTSTELGKDSDFKVFPIGLNVGNRNVNSSVLVRGQEDGSQAIDFPNWLLPYDAVVQGLKLNVITLPDGQLEVRSLSFVTRINPTKLRTDPELGLVFTIQDLQTLFGVGAKFDINEYAIILDVPGVDQSSGKLAETETPIQLEGLPHITPKKFSVAAVEQKVNASGGATRSTSYRGDFIAVGSALGGSWFIRTDQPNLQNPQTWNIAEAQFLRQTNSSDYFVGSQPTFWQTQGTGDYWGFTSIQRQGFVPPQPFGGGSSDPRQRLQADAIGRTIAGKAEPGTLVRLVQGFSDRIIAEILVDSSGIYRFENIKSQNQFLANNYRVLLYPQGRLTAQPEIQQANFSTVPGQLPAGASGLIVSGGLRRDSLGNQSLLGNFSEFRGGIAGRWGLSENLTVGLGGVYDESPKALAELFWRARNLPLQVAVSALTGNKWDVNTDIRYDPASNLSAIFTSDRLSSRFNLDWRVLPQFTLFASSDTGDATSSGMQFNLSGKDAFTFARISLDTKNRLRWNLLQRLGKLELTQRGNEISTLSELNYNLSKNRFSSSGNSLLLNYETQNQNRSDSLLSVSWRYRSQQQAIDGSYQWEAQLGYGVGSQGNGILATLSTTVLPGLLLRARYQGVSPSSDEATFSIDLASSLNLQGGISPGDRRSNYFRTQGGLLIKPFFDRNNNGKQDRGEEVYTDNADLLLTLNNKPLKSFLPQIQGNRTLVRMPPGIYRLDLDPAGLPPDWQPMVESTAVDVVAGSYTPVMIPLIRSYARSGVVTDTQGQAIAGARVEAIQPDQTTRRFSVTNGAGVYYLEGLSQGKYTLQINGKSAGSLKLEESSEPFQELNLQQP, encoded by the coding sequence GTGCAACTTTGGCTATTAACTAGTAGAGGCAAATGTCTGCTAGCTGCGATCGCTCTTATCTATCAAATTATTATCACCCCAGCTAAGGCAGATACGCCTGCAATTTCCAATCTACAAACACCTACAAGTACCGAATTAGGAAAGGATTCAGACTTTAAAGTTTTTCCCATAGGATTGAATGTCGGCAACCGCAATGTCAATTCTAGCGTTTTGGTACGTGGTCAAGAAGATGGTTCCCAAGCAATTGATTTTCCAAATTGGCTGTTACCTTATGATGCCGTCGTTCAAGGTTTGAAATTAAATGTCATCACTTTACCAGACGGTCAATTAGAAGTGCGATCGCTTAGTTTTGTGACTCGCATCAACCCAACAAAACTTCGCACCGATCCAGAATTAGGATTAGTCTTTACAATTCAAGATTTACAAACTCTCTTTGGCGTAGGGGCAAAATTTGACATCAATGAATACGCCATTATTTTAGATGTTCCAGGAGTAGATCAATCCAGTGGCAAACTAGCAGAAACAGAAACTCCAATTCAACTAGAAGGATTACCACACATTACACCTAAAAAGTTTAGTGTTGCGGCAGTTGAACAGAAGGTAAATGCTAGCGGTGGTGCTACCAGATCGACAAGTTATAGAGGCGATTTTATTGCTGTTGGTAGTGCTTTGGGTGGTTCGTGGTTCATCCGCACCGATCAACCAAATTTACAAAATCCGCAAACTTGGAATATTGCTGAAGCGCAATTTTTGCGACAAACTAATTCATCTGATTATTTTGTGGGTTCCCAGCCAACTTTTTGGCAAACTCAAGGAACAGGAGACTATTGGGGGTTTACATCCATTCAACGACAGGGCTTTGTACCACCTCAACCCTTTGGCGGTGGTTCTTCCGATCCTCGCCAACGTTTACAAGCAGATGCTATTGGACGCACAATTGCTGGTAAAGCTGAACCAGGTACATTAGTGCGCTTAGTACAAGGTTTTAGCGATCGCATAATTGCCGAAATTTTAGTTGATTCTTCTGGCATTTACCGCTTTGAAAATATTAAAAGTCAAAATCAATTTTTGGCAAATAATTATCGCGTTTTGCTGTATCCCCAAGGGCGACTTACCGCCCAACCAGAAATTCAACAGGCTAATTTTTCTACAGTCCCAGGACAATTACCAGCAGGTGCTTCAGGATTAATCGTTTCTGGCGGGTTACGACGGGATTCTTTGGGAAATCAAAGTCTGTTGGGCAACTTTTCTGAGTTTCGGGGAGGAATTGCTGGACGTTGGGGTTTATCGGAAAATCTGACAGTAGGCTTAGGTGGAGTGTATGACGAATCGCCTAAAGCCTTAGCAGAATTATTTTGGCGTGCTAGAAACTTACCTTTGCAGGTAGCAGTTTCAGCACTGACGGGTAATAAGTGGGATGTGAATACAGATATTCGCTACGATCCAGCGTCTAACTTGAGTGCTATATTTACCAGCGATCGCTTATCTAGCCGTTTTAATCTAGATTGGCGAGTTTTGCCTCAATTCACTTTATTCGCCAGTAGTGACACGGGTGATGCGACATCTAGCGGAATGCAATTTAACTTGAGTGGCAAAGATGCCTTTACTTTTGCCCGTATCAGCCTAGATACTAAAAACCGTCTGCGCTGGAATTTGCTGCAACGTCTTGGAAAACTAGAATTAACGCAACGCGGTAACGAAATCAGCACTTTGTCGGAACTGAATTACAACTTATCTAAAAACCGCTTTTCTAGTAGTGGCAACTCACTACTGTTAAATTATGAAACACAGAATCAAAATCGTAGCGACAGCTTGCTAAGTGTGAGTTGGCGCTATCGTTCACAACAACAGGCGATTGATGGTAGCTATCAGTGGGAAGCACAGTTAGGTTATGGCGTTGGTTCTCAGGGTAATGGAATACTAGCCACATTGTCAACAACAGTTTTACCCGGTTTGCTATTACGGGCACGTTATCAAGGTGTGTCGCCGAGTTCCGATGAAGCAACTTTCAGCATAGATTTAGCTTCTAGCCTGAATTTACAAGGAGGTATTAGTCCAGGCGATCGCCGTTCAAATTACTTCCGTACACAAGGCGGACTGTTGATTAAGCCATTTTTTGACCGGAACAATAATGGTAAACAGGATAGAGGCGAAGAAGTTTATACAGATAATGCTGATTTGTTATTGACTTTGAACAATAAACCTCTTAAGTCATTTTTGCCACAAATCCAGGGCAATCGCACTTTAGTAAGAATGCCTCCTGGTATTTATCGCCTCGACCTCGATCCAGCAGGTTTACCCCCTGATTGGCAGCCTATGGTTGAGTCTACAGCCGTTGATGTAGTTGCTGGGAGTTATACCCCTGTGATGATTCCCTTAATTCGTTCTTACGCACGATCGGGGGTAGTCACGGATACTCAAGGTCAAGCGATCGCAGGCGCACGGGTAGAAGCCATACAACCAGATCAAACAACTCGGCGTTTTTCTGTCACCAACGGGGCTGGAGTCTATTATTTAGAAGGCTTGTCACAGGGTAAATACACTCTGCAAATCAACGGTAAATCTGCTGGTAGCTTGAAATTAGAAGAGTCTTCTGAACCATTCCAAGAGCTTAATTTGCAACAGCCGTGA